A genomic segment from Spinacia oleracea cultivar Varoflay chromosome 3, BTI_SOV_V1, whole genome shotgun sequence encodes:
- the LOC110785439 gene encoding GTPase-activating protein gyp1 isoform X1: MKNTVNNPADDDDTNKDAVSTLDSRFNQTLKSVQGLLKGRSFPGKVLLSRRTEPFDASSIHGSPRGEYGRTFSQNDAGPSEQEDDSVEEQSPKTDGNESNDYSASLSKSKPSPSPVNTPGDSQKTLLSARSTDTARVMKFKKELSAPTVTLENLRALAWNGVPSYMRPVVWRLLLGYAPPNSDRREGVLRRKRLEYLDCVAQYYDIPDTERSDDEINMLRQIQVDCPRTVPDVAFFQQPAVQKSLERILYTWAIRHPASGYVQGINDLVTPFLVVFLSEQLEGSIDTWSSLDLTEDKIADVEADCYWCLSKLLDGMQDHYTFAQPGIQRLVFKLRELVRRIDEPVSKHMEEHGLEFLQFAFRWFNCLLIREIPFSLVNRLWDTYLAEGDALPDFLVYIAASFVLTWSDKVHKLDFQEMVMFLQHLPTLNWGDQELEMVLSRAYMWHTMFNSCPSHLAS, from the exons atgaagaacactGTAAACAACCCagctgatgatgatgataccaACAAAGACGCAGTTTCTACTCTCGATTCTCGCTTCAATCAAACCCTCAAAAGTGTTCAAGG GTTGCTTAAAGGACGCAGTTTTCCTGGAAAAGTATTGCTGAGCCGCCGAACAGAACCTTTTGATGCTTCTAGCATACATGGATCTCCTCGAGGAGAATATGGAAGGACTTTCTCTCAAAATGATGCTGGACCAAGCGAACAGGAGGATGACTCTGTTGAG GAACAGTCTCCAAAGACAGATGGTAATGAGTCTAATGATTACAGTGCTTCTCTCAGTAAGTCAAAACCTTCACCGTCTCCCGTCAATACACCCGGGGACTCCCAGAAGACTTTGTTAAGTGCAAGATCTACAGATACAGCAAGGGTTATGAAGTTTAAAAAGGAGCTTTCGGCACCAACAGTTACTTTAG AAAACTTGCGGGCGCTAGCTTGGAATGGTGTGCCATCTTACATGCGCCCTGTTGTCTGGAGACTCCTTTTG GGATATGCACCACCTAATTCAGATAGACGGGAAGGAGTTCTGAGGAGGAAACGTCTTGAGTATCTTGATTGTGTGGCGCAGTACTACGACATTCCAGATACGGAGCGTTCAGATGATGAAATCAACATGCTTCGCCAG ATTCAAGTTGACTGTCCCAGAACTGTACCTGATGTAGCTTTCTTTCAGCAACCTGCTGTCCAGAAATCTTTGGAGCGGATACTCTACACTTG GGCCATCCGACATCCTGCTAGTGGATATGTTCAAGGAATAAATGATCTTGTGACACCATTTCTAGTTGTATTCTTGTCTGAACAATTAGAAGGAAGCATTGATACTTGGTCATCTTTGGACTTAACGGAAGATAAAATTGCTGACGTCGAGGCTGACTGCTATTGGTGCCTCTCAAAATTGCTTGATGGTATGCAAGATCATTACACATTTGCCCAACCAGGAATCCAGAGACTTGTTTTTAAACTGAGGGAATTGGTTCGGAGGATTGATG AACCTGTTTCAAAACATATGGAAGAGCATGGTCTTGAGTTCCTCCAGTTTGCGTTCCGGTGGTTCAATTGTCTTCTAATACGTGAG ATCCCATTCTCCCTCGTGAACCGCCTTTGGGATACATATCTTGCAGAAGGTGATGCACTGCCTGATTTTCTCGTGTACATAGCAGCCAGTTTTGTTTTGACA TGGTCCGATAAGGTCCACAAACTTGATTTCCAGGAAATGGTGATGTTCCTTCAGCACCTTCCAACTCTGAATTGGGGAGATCAGGAATTGGAGATGGTACTTTCAAGAGCTTATATGTGGCATACCATGTTCAACAGTTGTCCGAGCCACTTAGCTAGCTAG
- the LOC110785436 gene encoding protein THYLAKOID ASSEMBLY 8-like, chloroplastic, translating to MSSLKFQFTQFYISQTPQNHTSNQTHAHFPIIPHLNSPPFKRRTRTITCGLRKIGPRKPLWRSSFLSTEAIQAVQSLKLAKSPVKLQQVFNTRITRLLKADLLGALSELQRQNHLDLALKVFDFVKKEYTADLSLYYDMILLLGKNKLIQKAEELFDELKKEGLQPDVRAYTELIGAYFQVDMVEKAMETYNEMKASGFTPDKLTLMIMVRNLEKAGEQELAASVKRDFEEYVDEPERFLQQVEKNYSYSTDL from the exons ATGAGCAGTCTCAAATTCCAATTCACCCAATTTTACATCTCTCAAACCCCACAAAATCACACTTCAAATCAAACCCACGCCCATTTCCCCATTATTCCACATTTGAATTCCCCACCTTTCAAAAGAAGAACAAGAACAATAACTTGCGGTTTGAGAAAGATAGGACCCAGAAAACCTTTATGGAGGTCAAGCTTTCTTTCCACCGAAGCAATTCAAGCTGTTCAATCCCTCAAACTGGCCAAATCTCCCGTCAAATTACAACAAGTTTTCAATACCAGAATCACCCGTCTTTTGAAAGCTGATTTATTGGGTGCTTTGTCTGAACTTCAGAGACAAAATCACCTGGATTTAGCCCTTAAG GTGTTTGACTTTGTGAAAAAAGAATACACAGCAGATCTCAGCCTATACTACGATATGATTCTACTACTGGGAAAGAACAAGCTGATTCAGAAGGCTGAAGAGCTTTTTGATGAACTGAAGAAAGAGGGTTTACAACCTGATGTCCGAGCATATACTGAATTGATTGGTGCTTATTTCCAAGTAGATATGGTGGAAAAGGCGATGGAAACCTACAATGAGATGAAAGCTTCTGGTTTTACACCGGATAAGCTAACATTGATGATTATGGTAAGAAATCTGGAAAAAGCTGGTGAACAAGAGCTTGCAGCATCGGTGAAAAGAGACTTTGAAGAATACGTGGATGAACCTGAAAGGTTCCTTCAACAAGTAGAAAAAAACTACTCATATTCAACAGATCTATAA
- the LOC130469528 gene encoding uncharacterized protein — translation MSIKILMWNVQGAGKQAFMATLKEIIRINNPTVIVLVETHLSGEKAQRVCDRIGFSGQTRVEAQGFSGGIWLFWKEEEVSVTPFEAHGQHLTIEIAKIGDTPWLFSAVYASPDSIARRELWKALEYAKQNFSGPWLLTGDFNETRTMDERHGVGGSEMQRRCINFSNWMESNGLIDLGFSGPRYTWFRGDTPSTFKAARLDRFMANEEWHLKFEDAAVKHLPKACSDHCPIILSTNGFAPIPMVLKPFRFQAAWLTHEKFEEFISANWNNSVPLIPFLAEFSSRLNVWNKEIFHNIFRKKI, via the coding sequence ATGTCAATAAAAATCCTTATGTGGAATGTTCAAGGGGCGGGAAAACAGGCCTTCATGGCAACTTTGAAAGAGATCATCAGGATTAACAATCCAACTGTCATAGTGTTAGTTGAAACGCATCTTAGTGGAGAGAAGGCGCAGCGGGTGTGTGATCGAATTGGCTTCTCAGGCCAAACGAGAGTCGAAGCTCAAGGATTCAGTGGAGGGATTTGGCTGTTTTGGAAAGAGGAAGAGGTGTCAGTAACTCCTTTTGAAGCCCATGGACAGCATTTAACGATTGAAATTGCAAAAATAGGAGACACTCCATGGCTTTTTTCAGCAGTTTATGCTAGCCCGGATTCGATTGCTAGAAGGGAACTATGGAAAGCTTTGGAGTATGCAAAACAGAACTTCTCAGGTCCATGGCTCTTGACAGGTGATTTCAATGAAACTCGAACTATGGACGAAAGACATGGAGTTGGAGGTTCGGAGATGCAAAGGAGGTGCATTAACTTCTCGAATTGGATGGAATCAAATGGTCTAATTGATCTTGGATTCTCTGGTCCAAGGTATACATGGTTTCGAGGGGATACACCAAGTACGTTTAAGGCTGCTAGGCTTGACAGATTCATGGCGAATGAAGAGTGGCACTTAAAGTTTGAAGATGCAGCAGTTAAACACCTGCCTAAAGCTTGCTCAGACCACTGCCCCATTATACTTAGTACGAATGGTTTCGCTCCGATCCCTATGGTATTGAAACCATTTCGATTCCAAGCAGCTTGGTTAACTCATGAGAAATTTGAAGAGTTTATTAGTGCTAACTGGAATAACTCAGTCCCTCTGATCCCTTTTCTTGCTGAATTCTCTTCGAGATTAAATGTTTGGAACAAGGAAATATTCCATAATATATTCCGGAAAAAAATCTGA
- the LOC110785439 gene encoding GTPase-activating protein gyp1 isoform X2 produces the protein MKNTVNNPADDDDTNKDAVSTLDSRFNQTLKSVQGLLKGRSFPGKVLLSRRTEPFDASSIHGSPRGEYGRTFSQNDAGPSEQEDDSVESPKTDGNESNDYSASLSKSKPSPSPVNTPGDSQKTLLSARSTDTARVMKFKKELSAPTVTLENLRALAWNGVPSYMRPVVWRLLLGYAPPNSDRREGVLRRKRLEYLDCVAQYYDIPDTERSDDEINMLRQIQVDCPRTVPDVAFFQQPAVQKSLERILYTWAIRHPASGYVQGINDLVTPFLVVFLSEQLEGSIDTWSSLDLTEDKIADVEADCYWCLSKLLDGMQDHYTFAQPGIQRLVFKLRELVRRIDEPVSKHMEEHGLEFLQFAFRWFNCLLIREIPFSLVNRLWDTYLAEGDALPDFLVYIAASFVLTWSDKVHKLDFQEMVMFLQHLPTLNWGDQELEMVLSRAYMWHTMFNSCPSHLAS, from the exons atgaagaacactGTAAACAACCCagctgatgatgatgataccaACAAAGACGCAGTTTCTACTCTCGATTCTCGCTTCAATCAAACCCTCAAAAGTGTTCAAGG GTTGCTTAAAGGACGCAGTTTTCCTGGAAAAGTATTGCTGAGCCGCCGAACAGAACCTTTTGATGCTTCTAGCATACATGGATCTCCTCGAGGAGAATATGGAAGGACTTTCTCTCAAAATGATGCTGGACCAAGCGAACAGGAGGATGACTCTGTTGAG TCTCCAAAGACAGATGGTAATGAGTCTAATGATTACAGTGCTTCTCTCAGTAAGTCAAAACCTTCACCGTCTCCCGTCAATACACCCGGGGACTCCCAGAAGACTTTGTTAAGTGCAAGATCTACAGATACAGCAAGGGTTATGAAGTTTAAAAAGGAGCTTTCGGCACCAACAGTTACTTTAG AAAACTTGCGGGCGCTAGCTTGGAATGGTGTGCCATCTTACATGCGCCCTGTTGTCTGGAGACTCCTTTTG GGATATGCACCACCTAATTCAGATAGACGGGAAGGAGTTCTGAGGAGGAAACGTCTTGAGTATCTTGATTGTGTGGCGCAGTACTACGACATTCCAGATACGGAGCGTTCAGATGATGAAATCAACATGCTTCGCCAG ATTCAAGTTGACTGTCCCAGAACTGTACCTGATGTAGCTTTCTTTCAGCAACCTGCTGTCCAGAAATCTTTGGAGCGGATACTCTACACTTG GGCCATCCGACATCCTGCTAGTGGATATGTTCAAGGAATAAATGATCTTGTGACACCATTTCTAGTTGTATTCTTGTCTGAACAATTAGAAGGAAGCATTGATACTTGGTCATCTTTGGACTTAACGGAAGATAAAATTGCTGACGTCGAGGCTGACTGCTATTGGTGCCTCTCAAAATTGCTTGATGGTATGCAAGATCATTACACATTTGCCCAACCAGGAATCCAGAGACTTGTTTTTAAACTGAGGGAATTGGTTCGGAGGATTGATG AACCTGTTTCAAAACATATGGAAGAGCATGGTCTTGAGTTCCTCCAGTTTGCGTTCCGGTGGTTCAATTGTCTTCTAATACGTGAG ATCCCATTCTCCCTCGTGAACCGCCTTTGGGATACATATCTTGCAGAAGGTGATGCACTGCCTGATTTTCTCGTGTACATAGCAGCCAGTTTTGTTTTGACA TGGTCCGATAAGGTCCACAAACTTGATTTCCAGGAAATGGTGATGTTCCTTCAGCACCTTCCAACTCTGAATTGGGGAGATCAGGAATTGGAGATGGTACTTTCAAGAGCTTATATGTGGCATACCATGTTCAACAGTTGTCCGAGCCACTTAGCTAGCTAG